One region of Streptomyces davaonensis JCM 4913 genomic DNA includes:
- a CDS encoding aspartate-semialdehyde dehydrogenase, with product MRVGIVGATGQVGTVMRKILTERNFPVTELRLFASARSAGTVLDGVTVEDAATADYTGLDIVLFSAGGSTSKALAEKVAAQGAVVIDNSSAWRRDPEVPLVVSEVNPHAIADRPKGIIANPNCTTMAAMPVLKALDAAAGLEALVATTYQAVSGSGLAGVAELHSQVLKVVSDADKLTHDGEAVDFPEPQVYKRPIAFNVLPFAGNLVEDGLNETDEEQKLRNESRKILEIPELKVSGTCVRVPVFSGHSLQINARFKNPISPERATELLAGAPGVVLSEIPTPLQAAGKDASYVGRIRRDETVDNGLALFISNDNLRKGAALNAVQIAELVAAELREKQG from the coding sequence GTGAGGGTCGGAATCGTCGGAGCCACCGGTCAGGTCGGCACGGTCATGCGCAAGATCCTCACGGAGCGGAACTTCCCGGTCACGGAGCTGCGTCTGTTCGCCTCGGCCCGCTCGGCGGGGACGGTCCTGGACGGCGTCACGGTGGAGGACGCGGCCACGGCGGACTACACGGGCCTGGACATCGTGCTGTTCTCGGCGGGCGGCTCGACCTCCAAGGCGCTGGCCGAGAAGGTCGCCGCACAGGGCGCCGTGGTGATCGACAACTCCTCTGCCTGGCGCCGGGACCCCGAGGTGCCGCTGGTCGTCTCCGAGGTGAACCCGCACGCCATCGCGGACCGCCCCAAGGGCATCATCGCCAACCCGAACTGCACCACCATGGCCGCGATGCCGGTACTGAAGGCGCTGGACGCGGCGGCGGGCCTGGAGGCGCTGGTGGCCACCACCTACCAGGCGGTGTCCGGCTCGGGCCTCGCGGGCGTGGCGGAGCTGCACAGCCAGGTGCTGAAGGTCGTCTCCGACGCGGACAAGCTGACCCACGACGGCGAGGCGGTCGACTTCCCCGAGCCGCAGGTCTACAAGCGCCCGATCGCCTTCAATGTGCTGCCCTTCGCGGGCAACCTCGTCGAGGACGGTCTGAACGAGACCGACGAGGAGCAGAAGCTCCGCAACGAGTCCCGCAAGATCCTGGAGATCCCGGAGCTGAAGGTCTCCGGCACCTGTGTCCGGGTCCCGGTCTTCTCCGGCCACTCCCTCCAGATCAACGCCCGCTTCAAGAACCCGATCAGCCCGGAGCGCGCCACCGAGTTGCTCGCCGGGGCGCCGGGTGTCGTCCTCTCCGAGATCCCGACCCCGCTCCAGGCGGCCGGCAAGGACGCCTCGTACGTGGGCCGCATCCGCAGGGACGAGACCGTCGACAACGGCCTCGCCCTGTTCATCTCCAACGACAACCTCCGCAAGGGCGCGGCCCTGAACGCGGTCCAGATCGCGGAGCTGGTGGCGGCGGAACTCAGGGAGAAGCAGGGCTGA
- a CDS encoding TerD family protein, which produces MTNITKGANTPVPTGPLRVAVVRRKVPGTPAVEVSALLLDAAGKVRGDADLVFHGQPWHPSGAVRHIGTGDGGDRFAEWLELDLPQVEPAVQRVLIAASCDDGAFGQVPGLAAQTVAADGAIVAHYEVTDAATETAFVLGEFYRRNGEWKFRAVGQGYDSGLAGLATDFGIVVAEEPVAAVPPAVPPAPVAPVATVVNAGVGKTSAPPAVVQPPVADVQPPATVVSMPAPSTTPSWGSAFFDFEPYVRSGNGSTKITMDIPFPPDCGPVIMEARVEQYKWIQVEIPGRDDTIFCHDLPEHQGRVLFVPPRKGGSLKLKVSCSGHWKLTVLPLSAARPFDAETVKGSGPEVLVYRGGAAELKVRATDRHNGWFQINCHRGATPDELRHPEQLVHAWNGKRVKETVRITEGPILLAIDKSRHQWELTTAPLPTPKPAKSRKGDVYEGRGEQTVTLVNPRPGRPSLLRYEFPGAERSFDIGVKLVDEYGDEDEWLTTYNHGSRGTALVFSMGQAERKIRVKHTGAWTLRVLPEDEAPLLTGPVEGKGSTILRYPGPPTLMTVRRTSSGDEDKLVVHALNHPFGRPVIVADTMGRRRPALGPVFVDPGGTCFVTVFATDNTKWRLEPESLAAATGLGPRNQGEGYGVVRHTGPEAELMVAGSSGIMHVFELDENLFPKRKITGSSGPYRIQSSILHVRAMGAWVIELRD; this is translated from the coding sequence ATGACCAACATCACCAAAGGGGCCAACACCCCTGTCCCCACAGGTCCGCTGCGGGTCGCCGTAGTCCGCCGGAAGGTGCCGGGGACGCCCGCGGTGGAGGTGTCGGCGCTGCTGCTGGACGCGGCGGGCAAGGTACGCGGCGACGCCGACCTCGTCTTCCACGGCCAGCCCTGGCATCCCTCGGGCGCGGTGCGGCACATCGGCACCGGGGACGGCGGTGACCGGTTCGCGGAGTGGCTGGAGCTGGACCTGCCCCAGGTCGAACCGGCGGTCCAGCGGGTGCTGATCGCCGCCTCCTGCGACGACGGCGCATTCGGGCAGGTGCCGGGGCTCGCGGCGCAGACCGTGGCGGCGGACGGCGCGATCGTCGCGCACTACGAGGTGACGGACGCGGCCACCGAGACGGCGTTCGTGCTCGGGGAGTTCTACCGGCGCAACGGCGAGTGGAAGTTCCGCGCGGTGGGGCAGGGCTACGACTCGGGACTGGCGGGACTGGCGACGGACTTCGGGATCGTGGTGGCGGAGGAGCCGGTGGCCGCGGTGCCTCCTGCTGTTCCTCCGGCTCCGGTGGCTCCGGTGGCTACGGTCGTGAACGCCGGGGTGGGGAAGACGTCGGCGCCGCCGGCGGTCGTACAGCCGCCCGTCGCCGACGTGCAGCCGCCCGCGACCGTCGTGTCGATGCCCGCCCCGTCCACCACCCCGTCCTGGGGATCCGCCTTCTTCGACTTCGAACCGTACGTCCGCAGCGGCAACGGCAGCACCAAGATCACCATGGACATACCGTTCCCGCCGGACTGCGGGCCGGTGATCATGGAGGCGCGGGTCGAGCAGTACAAGTGGATCCAGGTCGAGATCCCCGGGCGCGACGACACGATCTTCTGCCACGACCTGCCCGAGCACCAGGGCCGCGTCCTGTTCGTGCCGCCCCGCAAGGGCGGCTCACTGAAGCTGAAGGTGAGCTGCTCCGGGCACTGGAAGCTCACCGTCCTGCCCCTGTCGGCGGCCCGCCCCTTCGACGCCGAGACGGTCAAGGGGAGCGGCCCCGAGGTCCTCGTCTACCGCGGCGGCGCGGCCGAACTGAAGGTCCGCGCGACGGACCGCCACAACGGCTGGTTCCAGATCAACTGCCACCGGGGCGCCACCCCCGACGAACTCCGGCACCCCGAGCAGCTCGTGCACGCCTGGAACGGCAAGCGGGTCAAGGAAACCGTCCGGATCACCGAGGGGCCCATCCTGCTCGCGATCGACAAGAGCAGGCACCAGTGGGAGCTCACCACCGCCCCGCTGCCCACCCCGAAGCCCGCCAAGAGCCGGAAGGGGGACGTCTACGAGGGCCGGGGCGAGCAGACCGTCACGCTGGTCAACCCGCGGCCCGGACGTCCCTCGCTGCTCCGGTACGAGTTCCCGGGCGCCGAGCGCAGCTTCGACATCGGGGTGAAGCTCGTCGACGAGTACGGCGACGAGGACGAGTGGCTGACCACCTACAACCACGGCTCCCGCGGCACCGCCCTGGTCTTCAGCATGGGGCAGGCCGAGCGGAAGATACGGGTCAAGCACACCGGCGCCTGGACGCTGCGTGTGCTCCCCGAGGACGAGGCGCCGCTGCTCACCGGCCCGGTCGAGGGCAAGGGCAGCACGATCCTGCGCTACCCGGGGCCGCCCACACTGATGACCGTGCGACGGACGTCCTCCGGCGACGAGGACAAGCTGGTCGTGCACGCCCTGAACCACCCCTTCGGCAGGCCGGTGATCGTCGCCGACACCATGGGCCGCCGCCGCCCCGCGCTCGGCCCTGTCTTCGTCGACCCGGGCGGTACCTGCTTCGTGACCGTCTTCGCCACCGACAACACGAAATGGCGGCTGGAGCCGGAGTCGCTCGCCGCGGCGACCGGACTCGGCCCGCGTAACCAGGGCGAGGGATACGGAGTCGTACGTCACACCGGGCCCGAGGCGGAACTGATGGTCGCCGGTTCGAGCGGGATCATGCATGTCTTCGAACTGGACGAAAACCTGTTCCCCAAGCGGAAAATCACCGGTTCTTCCGGCCCCTACCGGATCCAGAGCTCAATCCTGCACGTCCGCGCGATGGGCGCCTGGGTGATCGAACTGCGCGACTGA
- a CDS encoding sigma-70 family RNA polymerase sigma factor, giving the protein MAVLRRMARRGQGDGVPEAPDDPLDAAQERRVRAVLALGGVPQADLLDGVQQVRLRLLERAASGREAPRDVSAWAAVVASNLAMDWHRAKRRQERLGERLAALRQSEHPSGEDTSVLSLAVAQGLDELPDAQRQVVVLRFFADLPVRDIAEQLAIPEGTVKSRLHTAVRILRTRLHEDEVV; this is encoded by the coding sequence GTGGCTGTGCTGCGCAGAATGGCCCGTCGCGGCCAGGGGGACGGCGTACCGGAGGCACCGGACGATCCCCTGGACGCGGCTCAGGAGCGCAGGGTGCGGGCGGTGCTCGCGCTCGGCGGGGTGCCGCAGGCGGACCTGTTGGACGGGGTGCAGCAGGTCCGCCTACGGCTGTTGGAGCGGGCGGCGAGCGGCCGGGAGGCGCCGCGGGACGTGTCCGCGTGGGCGGCGGTGGTCGCCTCCAACCTCGCCATGGACTGGCATCGGGCCAAGCGCCGCCAGGAGCGGCTCGGCGAACGCCTCGCCGCCCTGCGCCAGTCGGAGCACCCCTCCGGCGAGGACACCAGCGTGCTCTCCCTCGCCGTGGCCCAGGGCCTGGACGAACTGCCCGACGCCCAGCGCCAGGTGGTGGTCCTGCGCTTCTTCGCCGACCTGCCCGTGCGGGACATCGCCGAGCAACTCGCCATCCCCGAGGGCACGGTCAAGAGCAGGCTGCACACGGCGGTACGGATTCTGCGCACCCGCCTGCACGAGGACGAGGTGGTGTGA
- a CDS encoding S8 family serine peptidase, with the protein MTHTPQREPISGARRAARIAVAAGLVAALSAAGPIPMAFGEDAPAAADPAVKSAPDKLGSDDADLLADAKAAGDKNVTMMIATAPGKTEQVAEELDAVKGGSVGRAYDKLGYVRATVPTGKADAAIAAATKLSSVHGIDLREEIPLDDPAVDTKKSASTAAAYPAPGKNTPAENPYNPSFETGAVDFVDDHPKADGRGITIGVLDSGVDLSHPALQKTTTGERKIVDWVTATDPILDSDATWRAMTTNVSGPSFTFSGRTWTAPAGSYQVNLFRESATAGGDAAGDANRDGDTTDVWGVLYDAAAGTVRVDLNNNSDFGDDTPMKPYKDGFQIGWFGTDNPDTDVAERQPFVVEIRKDVPMDPYGGDWVGQKRDFVNIGVIESEHGTHVAGITSANGLFGGEMNGAAPGAKVVSSRACTWTGGCTNVALTEGMIDLVVNRGVDIVNMSIGGLPALNDGNNARAELYTRLIDEYGVQLVISAGNSGPGANTIGDPALADKVISVGASVSKETWASNYGSQVQKSYAMMPFSSRGPREDGGFTPTLVAPGASVNTIQTWFPGAPVAEAGYSLPAGYGMLQGTSMASPQAAGASALLLSAAKRAGIELTPATLRTALTSTADHISGVQAYEEGAGLINIPDAWDSIKDGATAHTYSVKAPVDTAIDQFLKTPGFGTGLYDREGGLKAGQKKTYEITLTRTSGADRAIRHELHFENNAGDTFRIVGSDEVSLPLNQPVTVKVQAAPRSAGLKSAILEVDDPRTEGIDKQVMSTVVVSAPLKYTYSASGTVQRNSTKHYFVTVPEGAKSLEVAIGGLKDKSQTRFIAIHPYGVPSDTTSTPNCYNNYLDGNGCRPDVRSYADPQPGVWEIEVESRRTSPVLDNPFKLDVTVLGAAFDPETVTVPEAKVGTPVDASWKVTNKFAALDGKLAGGPLGSSKTARPTIADHETHTTTVAVPEGATSLDVAIGSVSDNAADLDLTVYDQDGNQVAQAADGDSEEAVSIAKPAAGTYTIEVVGYSVPSGSTAYDYLDVFFSAALGSVTVDESTPVKLGTGDSATIAASVTAAAAAPEGREFFGQVQLLNARGTVAGSGSVKIEKVTP; encoded by the coding sequence ATGACCCACACCCCCCAGCGCGAACCCATATCGGGCGCCAGACGCGCGGCCCGGATCGCCGTGGCCGCGGGGCTCGTGGCCGCGCTCTCCGCTGCCGGGCCGATACCCATGGCCTTCGGTGAGGATGCCCCGGCCGCGGCCGACCCCGCCGTCAAGTCCGCACCCGACAAGCTCGGTTCGGACGACGCGGACCTGCTCGCCGACGCCAAGGCGGCCGGCGACAAGAACGTCACGATGATGATCGCCACCGCCCCCGGCAAGACCGAGCAGGTCGCCGAGGAGCTGGACGCGGTCAAGGGCGGCTCCGTGGGCCGCGCCTACGACAAGCTCGGCTACGTCCGGGCCACGGTCCCCACCGGCAAGGCCGACGCGGCCATCGCCGCCGCCACGAAGCTCTCCTCGGTGCACGGCATCGACCTGCGCGAGGAGATCCCGCTGGACGACCCGGCCGTCGACACCAAGAAGTCGGCGTCGACCGCGGCCGCCTACCCGGCCCCCGGCAAGAACACCCCAGCCGAGAACCCGTACAACCCCTCCTTCGAGACCGGCGCCGTCGACTTCGTCGACGACCACCCGAAGGCGGACGGCCGCGGGATCACCATCGGTGTCCTGGACTCCGGCGTGGACCTCTCCCACCCGGCGCTCCAGAAGACCACCACCGGTGAGCGCAAGATCGTCGACTGGGTCACCGCGACCGACCCGATCCTCGACAGCGACGCCACCTGGCGCGCGATGACGACCAACGTCTCCGGGCCCAGCTTCACCTTCTCCGGCCGCACCTGGACGGCACCCGCCGGGTCGTACCAGGTCAACCTGTTCCGCGAGTCCGCCACCGCGGGCGGCGACGCCGCGGGCGACGCCAACCGGGACGGCGACACCACCGACGTCTGGGGCGTGCTGTACGACGCCGCGGCCGGCACGGTCCGGGTCGACCTGAACAACAACTCCGACTTCGGTGACGACACCCCGATGAAGCCGTACAAGGACGGCTTCCAGATCGGCTGGTTCGGCACCGACAACCCGGACACCGACGTCGCCGAGCGGCAGCCGTTCGTCGTGGAGATCCGCAAGGACGTCCCGATGGACCCCTACGGCGGTGACTGGGTCGGCCAGAAGCGCGACTTCGTCAACATCGGCGTCATCGAGTCCGAGCACGGCACGCACGTCGCCGGCATCACCTCCGCCAACGGCCTGTTCGGCGGCGAGATGAACGGCGCCGCGCCCGGCGCGAAGGTCGTCTCCTCGCGTGCCTGCACCTGGACCGGCGGCTGCACCAACGTCGCGCTCACCGAGGGCATGATCGACCTCGTCGTCAACCGCGGTGTCGACATCGTCAACATGTCCATCGGCGGTCTGCCGGCGCTGAACGACGGCAACAACGCGCGCGCCGAGCTCTACACCCGCCTGATCGACGAGTACGGCGTCCAGCTGGTGATCTCCGCGGGCAACTCCGGCCCCGGCGCCAACACCATCGGCGACCCGGCCCTGGCCGACAAGGTGATCTCGGTCGGCGCCTCCGTGTCCAAGGAGACCTGGGCGTCCAACTACGGCTCGCAGGTGCAGAAGTCGTACGCGATGATGCCGTTCTCCTCCCGCGGCCCGCGTGAGGACGGCGGGTTCACCCCGACGCTCGTGGCGCCGGGTGCGTCCGTCAACACCATCCAGACCTGGTTCCCGGGCGCCCCGGTCGCCGAGGCGGGCTACTCCCTGCCGGCCGGCTACGGCATGCTCCAGGGCACCTCGATGGCCTCCCCGCAGGCCGCCGGCGCCTCCGCGCTGCTGCTGAGCGCCGCCAAGCGCGCGGGCATCGAGCTGACCCCGGCGACCCTGCGCACCGCGCTCACCTCGACCGCCGACCACATCAGTGGCGTCCAGGCGTACGAGGAAGGCGCGGGCCTGATCAACATCCCGGACGCCTGGGACTCGATCAAGGACGGCGCCACCGCCCACACCTACTCGGTGAAGGCGCCGGTCGACACCGCGATCGACCAGTTCCTGAAGACGCCCGGCTTCGGCACCGGTCTGTACGACCGCGAGGGCGGTCTGAAGGCCGGCCAGAAGAAGACGTACGAGATCACCCTGACCCGTACGTCCGGCGCCGACCGTGCGATCCGGCACGAGCTGCACTTCGAGAACAACGCCGGTGACACCTTCCGGATCGTCGGCTCCGACGAGGTCAGCCTGCCGCTGAACCAGCCGGTCACCGTCAAGGTGCAGGCCGCGCCGAGGTCCGCCGGGCTGAAGAGCGCGATCCTGGAGGTCGACGACCCGCGCACCGAGGGCATCGACAAGCAGGTCATGTCGACGGTCGTGGTCTCCGCGCCGCTGAAGTACACCTACTCGGCGTCCGGCACGGTGCAGCGCAACAGCACCAAGCACTACTTCGTGACCGTGCCCGAGGGCGCCAAGTCGCTGGAGGTCGCGATCGGCGGGCTGAAGGACAAGAGCCAGACCCGCTTCATCGCCATCCACCCCTATGGCGTTCCGTCGGACACCACGTCCACGCCGAACTGCTACAACAACTACCTCGACGGCAACGGCTGCCGCCCGGACGTGCGCTCGTACGCCGACCCGCAGCCCGGCGTCTGGGAGATCGAGGTCGAGTCGCGGCGTACCTCGCCGGTGCTCGACAACCCCTTCAAGCTGGACGTCACCGTCCTCGGCGCGGCCTTCGACCCGGAGACCGTGACCGTGCCCGAGGCCAAGGTCGGCACGCCGGTCGATGCCTCCTGGAAGGTGACGAACAAGTTCGCCGCCCTGGACGGCAAGCTGGCCGGCGGCCCGCTCGGCTCCTCCAAGACGGCCCGCCCGACCATCGCCGACCACGAGACGCACACCACCACGGTCGCGGTGCCCGAGGGTGCCACGTCCCTGGACGTCGCGATCGGCAGTGTCTCGGACAACGCCGCCGACCTGGACCTGACGGTCTACGACCAGGACGGCAACCAGGTCGCGCAGGCCGCCGACGGCGACTCGGAGGAGGCGGTCTCGATCGCCAAGCCCGCCGCCGGGACTTACACGATCGAGGTCGTGGGCTACTCGGTGCCGTCCGGCTCCACCGCCTACGACTACCTGGACGTGTTCTTCTCCGCCGCGCTCGGCTCGGTCACGGTCGACGAGTCGACGCCGGTGAAGCTCGGCACGGGCGACTCCGCCACGATCGCGGCGAGCGTCACCGCCGCGGCCGCCGCGCCGGAGGGCCGTGAGTTCTTCGGCCAGGTCCAGCTGCTGAACGCGCGCGGCACGGTCGCGGGCTCGGGCAGCGTGAAGATCGAGAAGGTCACGCCGTAG
- a CDS encoding IS110 family RNA-guided transposase: MAADEIAVIGGIDTHTDLHQAAVIDTVGRHLATRAFETTPDGYRQMLEWLCSHGELLVVGLEGTGAYGAEAARFLTANGVTVIEVDRPDRKARRDNGKSDPVDAYAAATAVLSGRASGIPKTRDGIVEAIRTLRVARSSAVKARTQAINQIRTLIVTAPATVRERLRGLATGELVDTLARSRPAGDLADPVCAAKITLRRLARRYQLLCEEIAEADADLGPLVTRAAPRLIALPGVGPETAGQLLTSAGDNPDRLKSEASFAHLCGAAPIPASSGRTNRHRLNRGGDRQANRALHTIVLVRMRYDQRTRDYVAKRTTEGMTKKDIIRCLKRFVAREVYKHLPHPRITTEHLIQTT; this comes from the coding sequence ATGGCAGCAGACGAGATAGCGGTCATCGGCGGCATTGACACCCACACCGACCTGCACCAGGCCGCAGTGATCGACACCGTGGGCCGGCACCTGGCCACCCGGGCGTTCGAGACCACCCCGGACGGCTACCGGCAGATGCTGGAGTGGCTGTGCTCGCACGGTGAACTCCTTGTGGTGGGCCTAGAAGGTACCGGTGCCTACGGAGCAGAAGCCGCCCGCTTCCTTACTGCGAACGGCGTCACGGTCATCGAGGTCGACCGCCCCGATCGCAAAGCGAGGCGGGACAACGGCAAGTCCGATCCCGTCGACGCCTACGCCGCCGCGACCGCCGTGCTGTCGGGCCGGGCCTCGGGCATCCCGAAGACCCGCGACGGGATCGTGGAGGCCATCCGCACCCTGCGGGTGGCCCGCAGCTCGGCGGTCAAGGCCCGCACCCAGGCCATCAACCAGATCCGCACGCTGATCGTCACCGCCCCTGCCACGGTGCGCGAGAGGCTGCGCGGCCTGGCCACCGGCGAACTGGTCGACACCCTTGCTCGTTCCCGCCCGGCAGGTGACCTTGCCGATCCGGTCTGCGCGGCGAAGATCACGCTGCGACGGCTCGCTCGCCGCTACCAGCTGCTCTGCGAGGAGATCGCCGAGGCGGATGCGGACCTTGGGCCGCTGGTCACCCGGGCGGCACCGCGCCTGATCGCTCTGCCCGGCGTCGGCCCGGAGACCGCAGGCCAGCTGCTGACCAGCGCGGGCGACAACCCCGACCGCCTGAAGTCGGAGGCGTCCTTCGCGCACTTGTGCGGAGCCGCTCCAATCCCGGCCTCCTCGGGACGCACCAACCGGCACCGACTCAACCGCGGCGGCGACCGCCAGGCCAACAGGGCGCTGCACACCATCGTGCTGGTCCGGATGCGCTACGACCAGCGGACCAGGGACTACGTCGCCAAACGCACTACCGAAGGCATGACCAAGAAGGACATCATCCGCTGCCTGAAACGGTTCGTCGCCCGTGAGGTCTACAAGCACCTGCCCCACCCACGGATCACAACCGAACACCTCATCCAGACCACTTGA
- a CDS encoding CGNR zinc finger domain-containing protein: MSDPRPHLGEPLALDLLNTRWMRDGALQDLLTDTAGLAIWLAANDLDGTYSADATTLRHLLQARDAIKAAVDGSPKDAAPLVDAVLAHGRIRATLTADGPGELPEFHSPAWGPAWLAARDYLRLLATAPDRIRACASESCVLYFFDTSRNGTRRWHSMATCGNRAKASRHYARTKED; the protein is encoded by the coding sequence ATGTCCGACCCCCGCCCGCACCTCGGCGAGCCGCTCGCGCTGGACCTGCTGAACACGCGGTGGATGCGGGACGGGGCCCTTCAGGACCTGCTCACGGACACCGCGGGGCTCGCGATCTGGCTCGCGGCGAACGACCTGGACGGCACGTACTCCGCCGACGCCACGACCCTGCGCCACCTCCTCCAGGCCCGCGACGCGATCAAGGCCGCCGTCGACGGATCACCGAAGGACGCGGCGCCGCTCGTCGACGCGGTGCTCGCGCACGGCCGCATCCGGGCCACGCTCACCGCCGACGGACCGGGCGAACTGCCCGAGTTCCACTCCCCCGCCTGGGGCCCGGCCTGGCTCGCCGCCCGCGACTACCTCCGACTGCTCGCCACCGCGCCGGACCGGATTCGCGCCTGCGCCAGCGAGTCCTGTGTCCTGTACTTCTTCGACACCTCGCGCAACGGCACCCGCCGCTGGCACTCCATGGCGACCTGCGGCAACCGCGCCAAGGCGTCCCGCCACTACGCCCGGACCAAGGAGGACTGA
- a CDS encoding VOC family protein, producing the protein MTLRTGHVGLNVTDLNRSLAFYRDVLDFDLLVEGKEDDRRFALMGVGGTLALALWQQADGAYDKTRPGLHHLALQAESVEEIRSYEAALREYGVEFAHEGVVAHAEGADSGGIFFFDPDGIRLEISVSSGVQGAPAPHESAPTCGFF; encoded by the coding sequence ATGACCTTGCGCACCGGACACGTCGGCCTGAACGTCACCGATCTGAACCGCTCGCTCGCCTTCTATCGCGACGTCCTCGACTTCGACCTGCTGGTCGAGGGCAAGGAGGACGACCGGCGGTTCGCGCTGATGGGCGTGGGCGGCACGCTCGCCCTCGCGCTGTGGCAGCAGGCGGACGGTGCCTACGACAAGACCCGGCCCGGCCTGCACCACCTCGCCCTCCAGGCGGAGTCCGTCGAGGAGATCCGCTCCTACGAGGCCGCCCTGCGCGAGTACGGCGTGGAGTTCGCCCACGAAGGGGTCGTGGCGCACGCCGAGGGTGCCGACTCCGGCGGCATCTTCTTCTTCGACCCGGACGGAATCCGCCTGGAGATCTCGGTGTCCAGCGGCGTCCAGGGCGCCCCGGCGCCCCACGAGTCCGCGCCCACCTGCGGATTCTTCTAG
- a CDS encoding pyridoxamine 5'-phosphate oxidase family protein codes for MGVYHEGSLAVQDRLGVRDLAAHVGRSIGEGIKPVAAAFLEVQPLLVIGAADPATGAVWAAPLAGEPGFVRATGPRQVSVAGGGSPAAPLAAALTTEGTPVGTIALDPRTRRRMRLNGHARPTPRGLAIEADRVFANCPKYLQRRETYEILSDRAPGEPRRSAELTEEQAAFVTAADTFFLASVHEGGADASHRGGNPGFVRVDSPRELSWRDYPGNAMFLSLGNLAADPRAGLLFLDWTSGTALHLTGEARIEFTPERRVRFTLFEAIEIPAAVPLRWSAPEYSPANPEQP; via the coding sequence ATGGGCGTCTATCACGAGGGCTCGCTCGCCGTGCAGGACCGGCTCGGCGTGCGGGACCTCGCCGCCCATGTCGGCCGGTCCATCGGGGAGGGCATCAAGCCGGTGGCCGCCGCCTTCCTGGAGGTCCAGCCGCTGCTGGTGATCGGCGCCGCCGACCCGGCGACCGGCGCGGTGTGGGCGGCGCCGCTGGCGGGGGAGCCGGGGTTCGTCCGGGCGACCGGGCCCCGGCAGGTGTCCGTCGCGGGAGGGGGCAGCCCGGCCGCCCCTCTCGCGGCGGCGCTCACCACCGAGGGCACCCCGGTCGGCACCATCGCCCTCGACCCGCGCACCCGGCGCCGGATGCGGCTCAACGGCCACGCCCGGCCCACCCCGAGAGGGCTCGCGATCGAGGCGGACCGGGTCTTCGCCAACTGCCCGAAGTACCTCCAGCGCAGAGAGACGTACGAGATCCTGTCCGACCGCGCCCCGGGCGAGCCCCGCCGGAGCGCTGAACTGACCGAGGAACAGGCCGCCTTCGTCACGGCGGCGGACACCTTCTTCCTGGCCAGCGTCCACGAGGGCGGCGCCGACGCCAGCCACCGCGGCGGCAACCCCGGCTTCGTGCGCGTCGACTCCCCGCGCGAACTGAGCTGGCGCGACTACCCGGGCAACGCCATGTTCCTCAGCCTCGGCAACCTCGCCGCCGACCCGCGCGCCGGACTGCTCTTCCTGGACTGGACCTCGGGCACGGCACTGCACCTCACCGGTGAGGCCCGGATCGAGTTCACACCCGAACGGCGAGTCCGTTTCACCCTTTTTGAGGCGATCGAGATTCCGGCCGCCGTACCCCTGCGCTGGTCCGCGCCGGAGTACTCGCCCGCGAACCCGGAACAGCCCTGA